A stretch of the Vibrio sp. HB236076 genome encodes the following:
- the mngB gene encoding mannosylglycerate hydrolase: MTDTRVHITPHMHWDREWYFTTEESRILLVNNMEEIMTRLENDPDYKYYVLDGQTAVIEDYFAIKPENKERVRKLVQAGKLIIGPWYSQTDTMQVSGESIVRNMMYGLRDCLELGEPMKIGYLPDSFSMSSQLPAIYQGFGIRHAMFWRGCSERHGTDKTEFVWQSNDGSEVIAQVLPLGYAIGKYLPQDEAGLRARLDKYFPVLEKPSVTKNILLPNGHDQMPIQQDIFEVMDKLREIYPDKSFHMSRYEDIFALLEEQREKLDTIKGEFNDGKYMRVHRTISSTRMDIKLIHAEVENKIVNILEPLASIAWKLGFEYHHGLIEKMWKESMKNHAHDSIGCCCSDKVHAEILNRYILADDMATNLINFYKRKIVDHMPAKEGCDKLALFNLMPYEREEIINTTITIRAQSFDLFDEDGNQVEYFIQDQREIDPGKIDRQIVHYGNYDPFVEYDIQFKYTVPAMGFTTLHIKGNERGLLKSAESGDNVLENEFYRINVNTNGTLTILDKASDHVYEQALKIEDGSDDGDEYDYSPSRREWLLYSDECQHTIEIDHQGFQSVASIQARMPVPADLAEREAGEEKNGYVDIDCQVTLKQGSRRIEVRMELDNQADDHRVRVLVPTPFVSKTVVADNQFGLITRPTDDAEMANWEKDGWKEAPVPVYQLMNFAAVENKQGGIAVMTNGLREFEIISSQGNQERDTFALTLFRGVGVLGKENLLLRPGRPSGIKIPAPDSQVRGKIVCEFALFGFKGDHLSANVMAAARENVTPIQCYNKIPYNAMKLNVGEQNLPLSYSLLNKSIDGAVLSVLKKAEDREALILRVYNPSETDTIADSVAFTSPVTQWQETQLDEALLETAVDSQSFGELKPCQVKSFQVKF; the protein is encoded by the coding sequence ATGACTGATACTCGCGTTCATATTACTCCACACATGCACTGGGACCGTGAATGGTATTTCACCACGGAAGAGTCTCGCATTCTCCTTGTCAACAACATGGAAGAGATCATGACCCGTTTGGAGAATGATCCCGATTACAAATATTACGTTCTCGATGGCCAAACGGCAGTCATTGAAGACTACTTTGCCATCAAACCGGAAAACAAAGAGCGCGTTCGCAAGCTGGTACAAGCCGGAAAATTAATCATCGGCCCTTGGTACTCTCAAACGGACACCATGCAAGTTTCAGGTGAATCGATCGTGCGCAACATGATGTACGGCCTTCGTGACTGTCTTGAACTTGGCGAACCGATGAAAATTGGCTATTTGCCAGATTCATTTTCGATGAGCTCACAACTGCCCGCCATTTATCAAGGCTTTGGTATTCGTCATGCTATGTTCTGGCGCGGCTGCTCTGAGCGTCACGGCACTGACAAAACCGAGTTCGTTTGGCAATCCAACGACGGCAGTGAAGTCATTGCTCAAGTACTGCCTTTGGGTTATGCGATTGGTAAATACTTGCCACAAGACGAAGCCGGCCTGCGTGCCCGCCTAGATAAATACTTCCCGGTATTAGAAAAACCATCTGTCACTAAAAATATCTTATTGCCAAACGGCCATGACCAAATGCCGATTCAGCAAGATATTTTTGAGGTCATGGACAAACTCAGAGAGATTTACCCAGACAAATCGTTCCACATGAGTCGCTATGAAGACATCTTTGCCCTTCTAGAAGAGCAAAGAGAGAAATTGGATACCATCAAAGGCGAGTTCAACGATGGTAAATACATGCGTGTTCACCGCACCATTTCTTCAACTCGTATGGATATCAAACTCATCCACGCTGAAGTGGAAAACAAAATTGTTAATATTCTAGAGCCGCTTGCGTCTATCGCTTGGAAACTGGGTTTTGAATATCACCACGGCCTGATTGAAAAAATGTGGAAAGAGAGCATGAAAAACCACGCTCACGACTCGATTGGCTGTTGCTGCTCAGACAAGGTTCATGCCGAGATCTTAAACCGTTACATCTTAGCCGACGACATGGCCACCAACTTGATTAACTTCTACAAACGTAAAATTGTTGATCATATGCCAGCCAAAGAAGGTTGTGACAAACTGGCCCTGTTCAACCTTATGCCTTATGAGCGCGAAGAAATCATTAACACCACAATTACGATTCGCGCTCAGTCTTTTGATCTCTTTGATGAAGATGGCAACCAGGTTGAATACTTTATCCAAGATCAGCGCGAAATTGACCCAGGTAAAATTGACCGTCAAATCGTTCACTATGGTAACTACGACCCATTTGTTGAATACGACATTCAATTTAAATACACCGTACCTGCGATGGGCTTTACCACTTTACACATCAAAGGCAATGAGCGCGGCCTGCTCAAATCGGCCGAGTCAGGCGACAATGTATTAGAGAACGAGTTTTACCGCATTAATGTCAATACCAACGGCACGTTAACCATTCTCGATAAAGCCTCAGATCATGTTTATGAGCAAGCACTCAAAATCGAAGATGGCTCTGATGATGGCGATGAATATGACTACTCTCCTTCTCGTCGTGAGTGGCTTCTGTATTCCGATGAATGTCAACACACCATCGAGATTGATCACCAAGGCTTCCAGTCGGTGGCGTCAATTCAAGCTCGTATGCCTGTCCCTGCGGATTTAGCGGAGCGTGAAGCGGGAGAAGAGAAAAATGGTTATGTCGACATCGATTGCCAAGTGACGCTAAAACAAGGTTCACGTCGCATTGAAGTGCGTATGGAGCTCGACAACCAAGCCGATGACCACCGTGTGCGCGTGTTAGTGCCAACGCCATTTGTTTCGAAAACCGTGGTCGCTGATAACCAATTTGGCTTGATCACTCGCCCAACTGACGATGCCGAAATGGCGAACTGGGAAAAAGACGGTTGGAAAGAAGCCCCTGTGCCGGTTTATCAGTTGATGAACTTCGCCGCAGTCGAAAACAAACAAGGCGGTATCGCTGTTATGACCAATGGTCTGAGAGAGTTTGAAATCATCTCCAGCCAAGGCAACCAAGAGCGTGACACCTTTGCCTTGACACTGTTTAGAGGGGTTGGTGTCCTTGGCAAAGAGAATCTTCTGCTTCGCCCTGGACGCCCGTCTGGTATTAAGATCCCAGCGCCAGACTCGCAAGTACGCGGCAAAATCGTGTGCGAATTTGCGTTATTTGGCTTTAAAGGCGATCACCTCTCTGCCAATGTCATGGCAGCGGCACGTGAGAACGTCACCCCAATTCAGTGCTACAACAAGATTCCGTACAACGCGATGAAGCTCAACGTCGGTGAGCAAAACTTACCACTGTCCTACAGCTTACTGAATAAGTCGATTGACGGTGCGGTACTGAGCGTATTGAAGAAAGCCGAAGACCGTGAAGCCCTGATCTTACGTGTCTATAACCCATCAGAAACAGATACGATTGCCGATAGCGTCGCTTTCACTAGCCCAGTGACACAATGGCAAGAAACGCAACTGGATGAAGCTCTGCTCGAAACTGCCGTCGACAGTCAATCGTTTGGCGAATTAAAACCGTGCCAAGTGAAATCGTTCCAAGTTAAATTTTAA
- the mngA gene encoding PTS 2-O-a-mannosyl-D-glycerate transporter subunit IIABC gives MKLSSITHPSLITLQTTFTSREDAINHLAEQLDQQGKLHDKAAFLDAVFTREEEGPTALGEGLAVPHGKTDAVKEAAFAVATLREDVKWQGLDEEEDVNLIFLIAIPNAEAGSTHMQLLTSLTTTLVDDDIRDAVLKATSAEEILSLLDSQDDEQIKEYKSNTNNPTVVCVTACPAGIAHTYMAAEYLEKTGAKLGINVHVEKQGANGIEDRLTAAQLNEATAVVFAAEVAIKEIERFEGIPRVEVPVAEPIRHAERILNEALDAGNRDTGTRKTHSETQTPKKLGLKTELKQALLSGISYAVPLIVAGGTVLAVAVLLAQMFDLQDLYAEEGSWLWMYRKLGGGLLGTLMVPVLAAYTAYSLADKPALGPGFAAGIAANLIGSGFLGGVVGGILAGYVMRWVKQNVRLTPAFNGFLTFYLYPVIGTLVAGSLMLFVIGKPVAWLNQGLTDWLNGMSGTNAILLGAVIGFFVSFDLGGPVNKAAYAFCLGAMANGVYGPYAIFGAVKMVSAFTVTASTLMAPRLFKDFEIETGKSTWLLGLAGITEGAIPMAIEDPIRVIGSFLLGSVVTGAMVGAAGLGLSTPGAGIFSIFLLHDAGVGAFLAAAIWFGAAVIGAIISTLTLITWRAHAVKNGKFSAQSTAQ, from the coding sequence ATGAAATTATCATCTATTACCCACCCATCGCTGATCACCCTACAAACGACATTTACCAGTCGTGAAGACGCGATAAACCATCTTGCTGAGCAGTTGGATCAGCAAGGAAAATTACACGACAAAGCGGCTTTTTTAGACGCCGTTTTTACCCGTGAGGAAGAAGGCCCGACCGCACTAGGTGAAGGCTTAGCTGTCCCTCACGGTAAAACCGATGCGGTTAAGGAAGCGGCTTTCGCCGTTGCAACACTAAGAGAAGACGTGAAATGGCAAGGTCTCGATGAAGAAGAAGATGTCAATCTTATCTTCTTAATCGCGATTCCCAATGCCGAAGCTGGATCAACCCACATGCAACTTTTGACCAGCCTAACCACCACACTTGTCGACGATGATATTAGAGACGCCGTGCTCAAGGCCACCAGCGCAGAAGAGATCCTCTCACTGCTCGATTCACAAGATGATGAACAGATAAAAGAATACAAATCAAATACAAATAACCCAACCGTTGTCTGTGTCACCGCTTGCCCAGCCGGAATTGCCCACACGTATATGGCCGCTGAGTATTTGGAAAAAACCGGTGCCAAACTCGGTATTAACGTACACGTTGAAAAACAAGGCGCCAATGGTATTGAAGACCGCTTAACCGCCGCACAGCTCAATGAAGCGACGGCAGTGGTCTTCGCGGCCGAAGTGGCCATCAAAGAAATTGAGCGCTTCGAAGGCATCCCTCGAGTTGAAGTGCCGGTAGCTGAACCGATTCGACACGCTGAGCGCATTTTAAATGAGGCACTCGACGCGGGTAACCGTGATACAGGCACTCGTAAAACCCACAGCGAAACACAAACGCCGAAAAAACTCGGTCTCAAAACCGAGCTTAAGCAAGCACTGCTGTCCGGTATTTCTTACGCTGTGCCCTTAATTGTCGCCGGCGGCACCGTGTTGGCCGTTGCCGTGTTACTCGCACAAATGTTTGACCTACAAGATTTGTACGCCGAAGAAGGCTCTTGGCTATGGATGTATCGCAAACTCGGTGGTGGCTTGCTTGGCACCTTAATGGTACCGGTACTGGCCGCTTATACGGCTTATTCTTTAGCGGATAAACCCGCTCTTGGGCCAGGCTTTGCCGCCGGTATCGCAGCCAACCTGATTGGCTCTGGCTTTTTAGGCGGTGTTGTCGGCGGAATACTGGCCGGTTACGTCATGCGTTGGGTAAAACAAAACGTGCGTCTGACCCCAGCGTTTAATGGCTTCTTAACCTTCTACCTCTATCCGGTTATCGGCACCTTAGTCGCTGGCTCATTGATGCTGTTTGTCATCGGTAAACCGGTCGCTTGGTTAAACCAAGGCTTAACCGATTGGCTGAATGGCATGTCGGGGACCAATGCGATTTTACTCGGTGCTGTGATTGGCTTCTTTGTTTCCTTTGACCTTGGTGGCCCGGTCAATAAAGCCGCTTATGCTTTTTGTCTTGGCGCTATGGCCAATGGTGTCTACGGCCCATACGCCATCTTTGGCGCGGTGAAAATGGTCTCGGCCTTTACCGTGACCGCCTCAACACTAATGGCACCGCGTTTATTTAAAGATTTTGAAATTGAAACCGGTAAGTCCACTTGGTTACTTGGTCTGGCTGGGATCACCGAAGGGGCCATTCCAATGGCGATTGAAGATCCGATTCGTGTGATTGGTTCGTTCTTACTCGGCTCCGTGGTCACAGGCGCAATGGTTGGCGCAGCCGGTTTAGGTTTGTCAACACCTGGGGCTGGGATCTTCTCTATCTTCTTGCTTCACGACGCTGGCGTTGGGGCTTTCTTAGCCGCTGCTATCTGGTTTGGCGCAGCCGTCATCGGCGCGATTATCTCGACGCTCACATTGATCACTTGGCGTGCCCATGCGGTGAAAAACGGTAAATTTTCTGCTCAATCAACAGCGCAGTAA
- a CDS encoding GntR family transcriptional regulator has protein sequence MARLPMYRQIADAIRERISDGIYEVGTALPTEAQLREDFACSRVTVRQALKLLIENGELESVQGSGTYVKEQKVNYDIYQQSSFAEKWAHLNADIHSDVLTFEVVKATLSLAELLNVQENEVLYHVIRVRYLDKKPITVEETWLPTSLFPDLTYQVMQGSKYHYIEKTKGLTIDRSEQEIIPVLPPADIADLLHIDPGQPIIEKRNRGFLNGDVVFEYSRNYFKTTDYKFTLVAKRHKR, from the coding sequence ATGGCAAGACTGCCAATGTATCGACAGATTGCAGATGCGATAAGAGAACGGATCAGTGATGGTATTTATGAGGTCGGGACGGCCTTACCGACAGAAGCTCAATTGCGTGAAGATTTTGCTTGCAGTCGAGTGACAGTAAGGCAAGCCTTAAAGCTTTTGATTGAAAATGGCGAATTAGAGAGTGTGCAAGGCAGCGGCACTTACGTCAAAGAGCAAAAAGTTAATTATGACATCTACCAACAAAGTAGTTTTGCCGAGAAATGGGCTCACCTTAACGCTGATATTCACAGTGATGTGCTCACCTTCGAAGTGGTGAAAGCCACATTGAGTTTAGCGGAGCTGTTGAATGTGCAGGAAAATGAGGTCTTGTATCATGTGATCCGGGTTCGTTACTTAGACAAAAAACCCATTACTGTGGAGGAAACCTGGTTACCGACATCGTTGTTTCCCGACTTAACCTATCAAGTGATGCAAGGCTCTAAATATCATTACATAGAGAAGACGAAAGGGTTAACGATTGATAGAAGTGAACAAGAAATCATTCCTGTCTTGCCGCCTGCAGACATCGCCGATTTATTACACATCGATCCTGGGCAACCCATTATTGAAAAGCGCAACCGCGGTTTTTTAAATGGCGATGTGGTGTTTGAATACAGTCGCAACTATTTTAAAACCACCGATTATAAATTTACTTTAGTGGCTAAGCGGCATAAACGATAA
- a CDS encoding endonuclease/exonuclease/phosphatase family protein: MSQPTLTIASANLLNFLAPPNAYYQFDNIYEREQWQEKCRWTQAQLRELDADMIGFQEVFSADECQRLCQAIGYPFFATVDTPHVESDYIYSQPVVALASRYPITQVSGLESQRLDALPASFTPFSRTPLFATVDVPLFGNVAVYVCHLKSQRPMDDQDDPIMARWLSHQQRGQEAVMLRLLANRQYQKEPMPTLLVGDFNQSLDSSITQALVDNPSTELDALALKDCWQQRLQAPSERRATHYHFAKGNVLDYILCSQEFDPAHPRSVATLIDYRVCDQHLVNPIYERDRQASDHAFIAATFAMAL, from the coding sequence TTGTCTCAACCGACACTCACCATCGCCAGTGCCAATCTGCTTAATTTTTTAGCACCGCCGAACGCTTATTATCAATTCGACAATATTTACGAGCGCGAGCAGTGGCAAGAAAAATGCCGCTGGACTCAAGCCCAGTTGCGCGAGCTAGACGCCGATATGATCGGTTTTCAAGAAGTGTTCAGTGCCGATGAGTGTCAGCGTTTATGCCAAGCCATTGGCTACCCTTTTTTCGCCACCGTCGATACCCCACACGTCGAAAGTGATTATATTTATTCTCAACCTGTGGTGGCTCTAGCAAGCCGTTATCCAATAACGCAAGTATCCGGGCTAGAGAGCCAACGTCTTGATGCACTGCCCGCTTCATTTACCCCGTTTAGCCGAACGCCTTTGTTTGCAACGGTCGACGTGCCTCTGTTTGGAAACGTGGCGGTTTACGTCTGCCATTTAAAATCACAACGGCCAATGGATGATCAAGACGACCCGATAATGGCACGCTGGCTCTCTCACCAGCAGCGCGGGCAAGAAGCGGTCATGTTGCGTCTATTGGCCAACCGTCAATACCAAAAAGAGCCAATGCCCACCCTCTTAGTCGGTGACTTTAATCAATCTTTAGACAGTAGTATCACTCAAGCCTTAGTCGATAACCCTTCAACTGAGCTCGACGCTTTAGCACTCAAGGATTGTTGGCAGCAACGCCTTCAAGCCCCCTCTGAGCGCCGCGCCACTCACTATCATTTTGCCAAAGGGAATGTGTTGGATTATATTCTTTGTTCACAAGAGTTTGACCCCGCCCACCCTCGCTCAGTCGCCACGTTGATCGATTACCGGGTCTGCGACCAGCATTTGGTAAACCCCATTTACGAGCGTGACCGCCAAGCCAGCGATCACGCCTTTATTGCCGCCACTTTTGCCATGGCTTTGTAA
- a CDS encoding sugar porter family MFS transporter — METTTQTKKYKHNFAYIIRICSIAALGGILLGYDTGVISGAIGPIREYFSLSSIETGWAVSSVVLGCIVGAVSAGWCALRYGRRKTLFIASILFIVSAVGSAVAPNFSFYIWLRIIGGVAVGLACVVSPMYMSEVAPKDFRGRAVSMFQQSAVVGQTGVFYVNYLISKGMSEAWLTDLGWRWMLASEVVPAVLFACLLFLIPESPRWLVLQNRLADAKKTLSRISNPEHADRLIKEIQQSLLSANSADGKQVSLRSPILFAILIIGTFIAAAQQLTGINVILYYSPEILKPITGSTESALFQTTFIGVVFIAGNALGMYLIDRVGRLPLMKYGTIGCAIGMLIVAQVLYSNTTGYAALFALCLYVVSYALSWGCACWTIISEIFPNSIRTRAMSIAVGAQWFTGFVVTQTFPMLNDNAYLQSEFNGAFSFWLFAGLSILCMLVVVKYVPETKGISLEKMEDTMAKKLGKESKAASAEVQV; from the coding sequence ATGGAAACGACAACTCAGACAAAGAAGTACAAACACAACTTTGCCTATATCATTAGGATATGCTCCATCGCCGCGCTCGGCGGGATCTTACTTGGCTATGATACTGGGGTAATTTCAGGGGCGATTGGCCCTATTCGCGAATACTTTTCACTGTCTTCGATTGAAACCGGCTGGGCAGTCTCAAGTGTGGTATTGGGGTGTATCGTTGGTGCGGTCAGCGCCGGTTGGTGTGCCTTGCGTTACGGACGACGAAAAACCCTTTTCATCGCCTCCATTTTATTTATCGTTTCGGCCGTAGGCTCAGCGGTTGCCCCCAATTTTAGCTTTTATATCTGGCTGCGTATTATAGGCGGTGTCGCCGTCGGCCTCGCGTGTGTGGTCTCGCCGATGTACATGTCTGAAGTGGCGCCGAAGGATTTTCGCGGCCGCGCGGTCAGCATGTTTCAGCAATCTGCTGTGGTGGGTCAAACCGGGGTTTTTTATGTTAACTACTTAATCTCAAAAGGGATGTCTGAAGCTTGGCTGACGGATTTAGGCTGGCGCTGGATGCTGGCATCAGAAGTGGTCCCGGCTGTCTTGTTCGCCTGTTTGCTGTTTTTGATCCCTGAATCACCGCGTTGGTTGGTGCTACAAAATCGTCTGGCTGATGCTAAGAAAACCCTATCTCGAATTTCCAATCCAGAGCATGCCGATCGCCTCATCAAAGAGATCCAGCAATCGTTGCTCAGCGCTAACTCTGCAGATGGCAAACAAGTGAGCCTGCGCTCGCCGATTTTATTCGCCATTTTAATCATTGGTACCTTTATTGCGGCGGCGCAACAATTAACCGGCATTAATGTGATTTTGTACTACAGCCCAGAGATCCTCAAACCCATTACTGGATCAACCGAAAGCGCCTTATTCCAAACCACGTTTATCGGGGTGGTGTTCATCGCGGGTAATGCGTTGGGTATGTATTTAATTGACCGTGTCGGCCGCCTACCTCTAATGAAGTACGGCACCATTGGCTGTGCCATCGGCATGCTGATTGTGGCTCAAGTCCTATACAGCAATACCACAGGCTACGCGGCGCTCTTTGCTTTGTGTCTTTACGTAGTGTCTTATGCGTTGTCGTGGGGCTGCGCGTGTTGGACCATTATCTCAGAGATCTTCCCGAACAGCATTCGCACACGGGCCATGTCGATTGCGGTAGGCGCACAGTGGTTTACTGGCTTCGTCGTCACCCAAACCTTCCCGATGCTCAATGACAATGCGTATTTGCAAAGTGAATTTAACGGCGCGTTCTCATTCTGGCTTTTCGCTGGCCTGTCGATTCTGTGTATGTTGGTGGTGGTTAAGTATGTACCTGAAACCAAAGGCATTAGCTTAGAGAAAATGGAAGACACCATGGCAAAAAAATTGGGCAAGGAGTCAAAAGCCGCATCGGCTGAGGTTCAAGTCTGA
- the iolE gene encoding myo-inosose-2 dehydratase — protein sequence MSNVKYGISPLTWTNDDMPELGGEIPLETCLSEIAQSGFTGTEMGTKYPRDPEVLVPLLNKHGLELASGWFSGNLMINTPEQEIDAMQSHIALLKAAGCKAMVYGEVSNSVHGDIRIPLSKRVILTPAQWQEYGDKITKVGDYLLNEHDIKLSFHHHVGTICESEDDINMLMECTGESVFLTLDTGHITYGGGNPVKMIERWGHRIGHMHFKDLRLAVMEKARNADKSFLDAVLDGVFTVPGTGDVDYDDVFAALKARDYSGWLLVEAEQDPAKAHPLTYAKTGYQNITGYAQKYGL from the coding sequence ATGAGCAACGTGAAGTATGGAATTAGCCCTTTAACATGGACCAATGACGACATGCCAGAGCTTGGCGGAGAGATCCCATTGGAAACCTGCTTAAGTGAAATTGCGCAATCTGGATTTACTGGCACCGAAATGGGCACAAAATACCCAAGAGATCCTGAGGTTCTCGTGCCTTTACTCAACAAGCACGGATTAGAACTGGCGTCGGGCTGGTTTAGCGGCAATTTAATGATCAACACCCCTGAACAAGAAATTGACGCCATGCAATCTCACATCGCTTTGTTAAAAGCAGCAGGTTGTAAAGCCATGGTTTACGGTGAAGTGAGCAACAGCGTCCACGGTGATATTCGTATTCCACTCTCAAAACGCGTGATCCTGACCCCAGCACAATGGCAAGAATACGGCGACAAAATCACCAAAGTTGGCGATTACCTGCTCAATGAACACGATATCAAGCTCTCTTTTCATCACCATGTCGGCACCATTTGTGAAAGCGAAGACGACATCAATATGTTGATGGAGTGCACCGGTGAGTCGGTCTTTTTAACCCTAGATACTGGCCACATTACCTATGGTGGTGGTAACCCCGTCAAGATGATTGAACGTTGGGGACATCGCATTGGGCATATGCATTTTAAAGATCTGCGCCTCGCGGTGATGGAAAAAGCCCGTAACGCGGATAAATCGTTTTTAGATGCGGTACTCGATGGTGTCTTTACCGTACCGGGTACCGGCGATGTGGATTACGACGACGTGTTTGCTGCTTTAAAAGCGCGCGATTATTCCGGTTGGCTACTGGTGGAAGCCGAACAAGACCCGGCTAAAGCGCATCCATTGACTTACGCTAAGACCGGCTACCAAAACATCACCGGTTACGCGCAAAAATACGGACTTTAA
- the iolD gene encoding 3D-(3,5/4)-trihydroxycyclohexane-1,2-dione acylhydrolase (decyclizing) — protein sequence METLRLTVAEALAKYLAAQKILIDGQVEQLFGAAFAIFGHGNVTCFGQQLKNIEDQIPTWRGQNEQSMATAAIAYAKANRRQRIGIATSSIGPGSTNMVTAAGIAHTNRLPVLLISGDAYVSRLPDPVLQQPENFNDPSVTCSDTFKPLTRYWDRIISPTQLMHSLPQAIDTMLDPETCGPAFIGLPQDIQGVAYDFPVAFFAEKIHRIRRPEAERVELEQAAEVLKQAKNPLIIAGGGVHYSLATQTLAEFASQHNIPVVETIAGRACLLQDNPLNAGPIGVTGSDSANHMAAKADVVLAIGTRLQDFTTGSWTVFRNEKMRLITLNVARFDAIKHGALTIRADAQRGLIGLSEQLGDFQADQAWAKEAKTQAEQWKAQVHQRTHPKEGELLPGLGSYAQVIGKVNRAMEPGDTVLTAAGGLPAELSMNWQNYQIGKFDIEFGFSCMGYEIAGGWGAKIANPDNDVVVLVGDGSYLIQNSDIYSSVLTGHKMIVVVCDNGGFAVINKLQNNTGNASFNNLLDDCRRPDGETARVDFAMHARAQGAISEKLTSVEEFDAAFARAKAADRTYVIVVDIDPVSPAAWSKCDCWWEVGLPEVTDNPETEKKVADWQEGRVNQRRGV from the coding sequence ATGGAAACGTTGCGATTAACAGTAGCAGAGGCGCTAGCAAAATACCTAGCGGCACAAAAAATTCTTATCGATGGTCAGGTAGAGCAATTGTTTGGTGCTGCTTTCGCCATCTTTGGCCATGGTAATGTAACTTGCTTTGGCCAGCAGTTAAAAAATATTGAAGACCAAATACCGACCTGGCGCGGTCAAAACGAACAATCGATGGCGACGGCAGCCATTGCCTACGCCAAAGCCAATCGCAGACAGCGTATTGGTATTGCCACCAGCTCAATTGGCCCAGGCTCAACCAATATGGTGACCGCAGCCGGTATCGCACATACCAACCGTTTACCCGTGCTGCTCATCTCCGGTGACGCCTACGTCAGCCGTTTGCCGGATCCGGTCTTGCAACAGCCAGAAAACTTTAATGATCCGTCTGTGACCTGTAGCGATACCTTTAAGCCGTTAACCCGTTACTGGGACCGCATTATTTCGCCGACCCAATTAATGCACTCGCTGCCTCAAGCGATTGACACCATGTTAGATCCCGAAACCTGCGGCCCGGCGTTTATCGGTCTGCCACAAGACATTCAAGGGGTTGCTTATGATTTCCCAGTGGCTTTCTTTGCCGAAAAAATTCACCGAATTCGCCGCCCAGAAGCCGAGCGAGTCGAGCTTGAACAAGCGGCCGAAGTCTTAAAACAGGCCAAGAATCCTTTGATTATTGCCGGCGGCGGCGTGCATTACTCCTTGGCCACTCAAACCCTGGCTGAATTTGCCAGCCAACACAATATCCCAGTGGTCGAAACCATTGCCGGCCGCGCCTGCTTGTTGCAAGACAACCCGCTCAATGCCGGGCCGATTGGGGTCACGGGCTCAGATTCGGCCAACCACATGGCGGCCAAAGCCGATGTTGTCTTGGCGATCGGTACCCGTCTACAAGACTTTACCACCGGCTCATGGACGGTATTTCGCAACGAGAAGATGCGCCTTATCACACTCAATGTGGCGCGCTTTGATGCGATTAAACACGGCGCATTGACCATTCGTGCCGATGCGCAGCGCGGTTTGATCGGCTTGTCAGAGCAATTAGGTGACTTTCAAGCAGACCAAGCTTGGGCCAAAGAAGCGAAAACCCAAGCCGAGCAATGGAAAGCACAGGTGCATCAACGCACTCACCCCAAAGAGGGCGAGTTGCTGCCAGGGCTGGGGTCGTATGCGCAAGTCATCGGCAAAGTCAATCGTGCCATGGAGCCAGGGGATACGGTATTGACCGCCGCGGGTGGCTTGCCGGCAGAGCTGTCCATGAACTGGCAAAACTACCAAATTGGCAAGTTTGATATCGAATTTGGCTTCTCTTGCATGGGGTATGAAATCGCCGGCGGTTGGGGGGCTAAAATTGCCAACCCAGATAACGATGTGGTGGTGTTAGTCGGTGATGGCTCTTATTTGATTCAAAACTCAGACATTTATTCATCGGTGTTAACCGGTCATAAAATGATTGTGGTCGTGTGTGATAACGGCGGTTTTGCGGTGATCAACAAATTGCAAAACAACACGGGTAATGCGTCGTTTAACAACCTACTCGACGATTGTCGCCGCCCAGATGGGGAAACCGCGCGAGTCGACTTTGCGATGCACGCTCGTGCCCAAGGGGCGATCAGTGAAAAATTAACCTCGGTGGAAGAATTTGATGCCGCTTTTGCCAGAGCCAAAGCCGCCGACCGCACTTATGTCATCGTGGTCGATATCGATCCGGTTTCGCCTGCGGCGTGGTCGAAATGCGATTGTTGGTGGGAAGTTGGCCTACCTGAAGTGACCGATAACCCAGAGACAGAGAAAAAAGTGGCCGACTGGCAAGAAGGCCGAGTGAATCAGCGCCGCGGCGTTTAA